TATGAAGAGGGAGTGATGGCTGCCTTTAGTATCATTCCACAGCTGACTTCTTTGGAAACAGCTTTAGAAAATGGAGAAGAAAATTTAAGATCTTTGTCGACTAACATAGCCACGATTATAAAAGCGAGCTTTTAATAAAGTATAATTAAACGCACTTATAGTAATTGATTTGGCAATCGAAAATTTGTTTTTTTACGATAAAGTTGTAAACTCTACTTTCCATTTTTTCTCAATTTGAGTCTTAAAAAGCCAAGAAGATTTGTATTCATTAACAATCTTTCTTGGCTTTTAATTTTTTTGTAAACTTATTCATTATAGTATGATAGTTTATGTATGTAAGTTTTTTTCATTTCGAGAGACAATTTGAATAATCAGAAAGGTGCGTAAAATGAAAAAAGAAAAACAAATTGAAATTTTATCAAATTTGATTGCTATCGATTCAGTCAATGATAAAGAGGCAGAGGTGGCTGACTATATTGCTTCTTTATTTACACCTTATAAAGACCGAGAGGATGTCGAGATCCAGCAAATTCCTTATACTCCGGGTAGAAATAATCTGGTAGTTACTATTGGTAAAGGCTCTAAAATTTTGGGCTTTTCCGGACATGAAGATGTGGTAGATGCAGGGGATCTAAGCGCATGGGATAGTGATCCTTATAAAGCCGAAATCAGAGATGGTAAATTATATGGACGTGGAGCGACTGACATGAAAGGTGGATTGGCCGCCTTAGTGATTATGATGCTTGAGTTTCTTGAGGCAGATAACACCCCCGGTAAGATAAGATTGCTCGCAACAGTGGGCGAAGAAACAGGTGAATACGGAGCGGCTCAATTGACAAGAGAAGGATATGCTGACGGACTGGCTGGATTAATCATCGCCGAACCTTGCGATGAAATGCAAGAAATCGGCATCTCAGCTAAGGGTGTGATTGATTATACTGTGACAGCTTCAGGCAAAGGCGCACATAGTTCGAAACCTGATGAAGGAGTTAATGCCATTGATCATTTAATTGATTTTGCCAACGAAGTACGGTCCCTTATGGCAAAATTTGATAAAGTGGATCCAGTTTTAGGAAAACTGACACATGTTCAGAGCGTTTTTCATGGCGGTGAACAAATTAATAGTGTTCCTTCAAAAGCAAAAATGAAAGGCAACATACGTACTATTCCAGCTTATCCCAATCAGGTAGTGTTTGATGCACTAGATCGATTAATTGATCAATTAAATCAGAAATCTGGATATGACTTAAACATTCAATACATCTTTCCAGAAGAAGCTGTTTCAGGTGATTCTGATTCAAGTCTAGTTCGATTAATTAAAAGTGTACATGCACAAATATATTCAGCCCCAGTTAAAGTAGGTGGGAAATCGGGAGCTAGTGACGCTTCTGAATTTTTACATGCTGAAGGGGATTTTAGTATCGTGCAAATGGGCCCCGGAAACCATACTGAGCATCAAAGTAATGAGAACATAGCGCTAGACGATTTTTATCAAGCTATTGAATTTTATAAGAAATTGGCAGAGGCGTTTTTTATATAAAAAGGAACAGAAGCTCGTGAAAACTTTTTTCACGAGCTTTTTGTGGAAAATATGTCAACTGAATCATCTAAAGAAATTGTCCAGTAGAATAAAATTTAACGCTTTCCTCTTAGAATGAAGCGTTTTTTGATGTAAATGACCTTAATAAATTTGTTCGGTACCAACGAAATATATATTCTCCCCAGTCTTTTTTGGAAAGATTTTTTGTTTTAATCGGATTGATAAGCTCAAAGTTTTCACACTCTAAAATTATATCTGTTACGTATCCCTTATCAGACGGAACTAGCAACGATAAGAAAGGTGCACGAAATGTTTTAACTTTATTAATAAGTGCGTCATCAAGGAGCATTACTTTATGTTTTTCTTTCGTTCGGATGTCTTCGAAGTAGATATTGTTTTCCGATTCAATAGGACGAAATAGGCTTACTAAAAAAGATGTTGGCCAAGTGACGATTGTACTTTTTTCTTTTTCTGAAGGAAACCAGTTCAAAATTTTCTGGAATATTTTTTTACCTGTGATTTCTGTCAATAAATAATAATCGCGAGTTAGTTCACAGTAGTCTTGATAAGAATAACGAAACGCCGAAATTTGTCGTACTTCTTCTATTTTGTTTCGTGGAAAATAATACTTTTTAACAAAACTAGGTGCTTTTTCAGCCCAGTTACCATTATCTACATATTCAATCAGTACTTTCATTACAGCTAAAAACATCACGTACCTGTCCATATTAGGATAACTTTCCAGTTTGTCTTTGAGCTGGCGACTTATATCATCGTCAAAGGGATTTCCTTGTTTTTCTTTAAATAACTTTCTCTTTTCTTTTTCTGTTTTCTTCATTTCACTCTTCCTTTCCATATTTTTGTTTATATTAGCATAGCGAAGGCGCGAATGTTC
This region of Tetragenococcus osmophilus genomic DNA includes:
- a CDS encoding ArgE/DapE family deacylase — translated: MKKEKQIEILSNLIAIDSVNDKEAEVADYIASLFTPYKDREDVEIQQIPYTPGRNNLVVTIGKGSKILGFSGHEDVVDAGDLSAWDSDPYKAEIRDGKLYGRGATDMKGGLAALVIMMLEFLEADNTPGKIRLLATVGEETGEYGAAQLTREGYADGLAGLIIAEPCDEMQEIGISAKGVIDYTVTASGKGAHSSKPDEGVNAIDHLIDFANEVRSLMAKFDKVDPVLGKLTHVQSVFHGGEQINSVPSKAKMKGNIRTIPAYPNQVVFDALDRLIDQLNQKSGYDLNIQYIFPEEAVSGDSDSSLVRLIKSVHAQIYSAPVKVGGKSGASDASEFLHAEGDFSIVQMGPGNHTEHQSNENIALDDFYQAIEFYKKLAEAFFI